One window of the Rhodococcus sovatensis genome contains the following:
- a CDS encoding lysoplasmalogenase codes for MKRSTLSRLAFAGVTSATVFGAVAGSEKLQRIAKPLMIPALAARGVRPMSTLGIAVAAATVGDVLLIDPDDDARILRGAAAFAVMQGCYCSLLAARGARPTPANAGPRLAGWATAATLLMQRSPAVAPGLAGYGLTLAAMSTLAADRAVAPGSATFAGVVVPGSDPRSRLALGGILFTVSDALIVFRRLFLDRESHRRVAEGAILATYAVAQLFLVEGLSGEK; via the coding sequence ATGAAACGCTCGACGCTGTCCCGGCTCGCCTTCGCGGGGGTGACCTCGGCCACCGTGTTCGGGGCGGTCGCGGGCTCGGAGAAACTACAGCGAATCGCCAAGCCGTTGATGATTCCGGCGTTGGCTGCGCGCGGTGTTCGCCCCATGTCGACGCTCGGCATAGCGGTCGCGGCGGCCACCGTCGGCGATGTGCTGTTGATCGATCCGGACGACGACGCCCGCATTCTTCGAGGCGCTGCGGCGTTCGCAGTGATGCAAGGGTGCTACTGCTCGTTGCTGGCTGCGCGCGGTGCCAGGCCGACTCCTGCGAACGCCGGCCCGCGGCTCGCAGGGTGGGCAACCGCTGCCACGCTGCTGATGCAGAGGTCACCGGCGGTGGCCCCCGGGCTTGCAGGCTATGGATTGACCCTTGCGGCGATGTCGACCCTTGCCGCCGACCGAGCGGTTGCCCCGGGATCCGCTACTTTCGCGGGGGTGGTCGTGCCCGGCTCGGACCCTCGATCGCGGCTCGCGCTCGGCGGAATACTGTTCACCGTCTCGGACGCACTGATCGTGTTTCGGCGACTGTTTCTCGACAGGGAGTCGCATCGCCGAGTGGCCGAAGGCGCGATCCTTGCGACATATGCGGTTGCCCAACTATTCCTCGTCGAGGGGCTCTCGGGGGAGAAGTAG